TTTTGTTCTTTCGTGGAAGACCGGGTTCGTTGCAATGTATATTGCAGCTGTACTATCAGAGAAGAGTACAGGTACAGAGACAGAGGTAACTCGCAACTCCCGAAGAAGAATACATAACCACATCATCTCGCAAGAAGCCAGTGCTAAAGCtctgtactcagcttcagcGGATGAACGTGAGACAGTTGCTTGCTTCTTCGAACGCCAAGATATCAGAGAATCACCAACAAACATTGTGAAACCAGTCGTTGATCTTCGACTGTCCACACAagctgcccaatccgcatccgCAAAGCCTTTCAAAGTTAGATCAGAGTGAGCAGAGTAGAATAAACCCTGACCAACAGTACCTTTAATATACTGTAACACTTTGTAGACTGCACGAAGATGAGAAGTTCGAGGAGCAGCAGAGAACTGACATAACTTGTTCACAGCAAATGTTATATCCGGTCTTGTGATCGTTAAATACATTAAACGACCAACAATCCTTCTGTACATTTCTCTGTCTTCAATCAAATCACCATCTACTTTTGATAGCTTCAAATTAGGCGTCATTGGAACAGAGGAGGGCTTACAATCAAGCATTCCTGTAGACATGAGAAGCTCCAAGGCATACTTCCTTTGACATAATGAAATGCCCTTAGAAGTCCTTGAAATTTCCAAGCCTAAGAAATACTTCAGAGTTCCAAGATCACGCAATTTGAAGAACTTTTTAAGATCCGCAGTAAGCGTAGTAGCAACCTCATCATTTGTACTTGCAATGACAATGTCATCTACATAAACCAGTATAGCCACAAAGTCATTATCAGTTTGTCTCACAAACAGAGTGTGATCTCCATGAGCTTTATGAAAACCAAGCTGAAACAACGATGCAGAAAACTTCTTAAACCACTGCCTTGATGCTTGTTTGAGCCCATAAATTGACTTCTTCAATTTACAAACAGCACGAGAGCGAGGCATGAACTTGTGTCTGTGCTTCGGAGAAGTAGAGCCATAACAGAAACAACCGAATGTACGAAGTTGATCATAAGCTGGAGCTTTGCCCATAAGAACCTCATATGGAGATTTGTTTGAAAGCATGGGAGATGGAGTTCTATTGATGAGGAAAGCAGCAGTAAGAACACAATCTCCCCAATACTGAAGATCAACCTGAGATTGAAACATCAAAGCTCTAGCAACGTTGAGCAAGTGTTGATGTTTCCTCTCCACTACAGAATTCTGTTCAGGCGTTTCAGGACAAGAAAGATAAGAAATGATCCCTTTCTTCTTGAATAATTCTGTAAAACTCAACTCCGGTGCATTATCTCGTCTTACTGCTTTGATCTTTGTATTGTACTGAGTTTCCATTTGAGTAATATAATCCGGGAAGATGTGGAGAACATCACTTTTGGTGCGTAATAAGTAAATCCATGTTGCTCTTGAATGATCATCAACAATGGTGAGAAAATACTTATAACCTTCCAAAGTTTCCACAGAAAACGGTCCCCAAATGTCAATATGAAGCAATTGAAAACTCGTAATACAAATATTATTCTGAGAAGAGTAAGACAATTTCTTCTGTTTGGTGAGATGACACACATCACAATGTGCAGAGCCTTTATTCTTGTGCTGAGTAGTACCAAGAGCTTTAGAGATAGTATCCAATCTTGTATAAGAAGGATGGCCAAGCCTCTTGTGCCATAGACTGATATCCACCACTGCATTTATCTTCATTGGTGAACTCTGAACATCAAGCACATAGAGGTTAGCAACACGTCTACCCTGTCCAATCGTCCAGCCCTTGATAGGATCCTGGATGATACAAGAAGACACATCAAAGACAACCCGTGAGCCAATATCACTTGTCAAAGAGCTGATACTGAGTAGGTTGAGCCGAAATTCAGGAATATGCAAGACGTTATGGAGAGTAATGTGTTCATTAAGTTGAACAATTCCAACTCCACTGATCTTGACAGTCATACCATTCGGAAGATTCACTTTACTTGTCGTTGAGGAATCAACCGAGGTAAACATATTTCTATCATGACACACATGACACACATTAAAGTtggatttattttatatattaaacactCCTTATCTAATTTTCTAATGTGAAATTTAGTTTGATATTTTACATCGTCTAGGTGGTGATAAAAAAGAGCTGGAGAGGTTTTTAGCTAGTCACGGTTTCGACAGATCAGAGAGCTGGGTGTGAGATTTTCTTATCAAGCATAATCAAGTGTGCAAAGAGAGTTGTGTTGATTAGATTAGAAAGTGGTCAATGATGATTCACAAGCTGTAAAGTCAAGTTATTCTGATTAAACAGATTCGTTGTAATTTGTTTAAAAgcatttaaaatattgaattagCCTTATTCCTGGAGTTCATCTTTGCTCTAAGTTCTTTATACTCTTCGGGCAGATCAACCGTTCGTATACTCTTAGCCGTGTTCTGAAGTGCTTTGAGCAGATTTTTGGAGGTTTTGATGGTGTTCCCACGGATGTACCAAGAAAGCGGCGGTAGATTAAATGGAGGATATAGCTCAAAGTATTGGTTTACTGTCAATTTTGACGCAATCTTTCCTTGGCCACCACTACATTCTTTATATTCTTCTCGACTTTTTGGTAACCTCTTTTTGCACAATCGTTCTTGATCTATATATATAGGCTCCACTTTAAAGTTGCCTTGGAACACTTTCATCAACATTACTTTCTCTTTCTTATACTTTCCCTGTCAGTAAGCTGAGTTAGGTACAAAACAAAGGTGTTGATTCTTGCGAGAGAAGCTTTTTACCGTAAGATCTTTTTCGTTTTCTTCCACAATTAGATGTAACGGGATAGGTATAGACGTCAGCGATAAGAAGTCATGAACCACAATTTTCTTCACCTTGATGACCCGCCTCGGACCATCCTCCGTCAAAACCTTTCGTTTTACGTTTTtcttgataacaaaaaaaatcacattcTCATGTATTGCTATATATTTAATACCACATTGGAATCATATAATGATCAGAAAAGAAAACCATAAGGTCGCGCCACTTCTTCTCATCCAAAAACGAACTGCCCCATGGATCAGTCAACCATAAGAAGGTTTTTTCAGGCGCCGCTCCTATGGTCACTTCTAAGTTCATATGGTAAACACCCTTCTTTGTTGTCACCTTCAaagatcaaaatattaaaaaaatttaaggaTATTGTTCTTGATTCTACCAAGGCAAACAGATTTTGTGTTAAGCTAGATGAGATTCACACTTAAAATCAATCGGTGATTAGTGGAGAGGCtcatttatcttatatattactaagaaAAATGTTCGGGGAATGATCGATGGGCCAACTTTGGgccagatcgatgtggatcgaGTTGGACTGCGTGGATCGGACTCTGATagcatgttaagctagatgggtttcacacttaaaaccaattggtaatTAGTGGAGAtgctcatctatcttatatattactaagaaTCACTTCCAACTACCTATGTGGaacactttgtgtctaatattTTGgacattatattttgtttggaaaTTTTTTTCTTACCTTGACATTGGGAGGGGGACTATGCCAAGGATGCTTCTTCTCTTCGTCATACCAAAGTATATGTTCTATCATCTCCTGTTTTTCATCATAAACatattctttcttcttcttgttagcAGGAGCATTATAATTAGTGTCTTTCTCTGACACCGACTTAGATTCGACATTTTCAGATCCCTTGGACTCGGCCTACATCAACCAACGGAATAAAAATATGCTTATATATCTATTTGACTTTGTCAGGTACTCTGATTGATGATATATAAGCTGACCTTGAGAAGCTGTTGAGTGTTCTTACTGATCCAGCTACCAAATCCAGGGAATATACCCATTTTCTATTACCTGATGAGAGCAAGAGTCAATGACGATCTATTACCAGGGAATATACCCATTTTATGGTTTGTGGAATGTTAGTTAAAGTATATGTCTATATTCTGCATTTTGAGAGAATGGTGTACGTTAAGTTTATGCATGGTAAAACAATGAAGTGGGAAGCTCAATTCTCGTGATTACATGACGTACAAGCGAGACTTTTCTAAGTAGAGAGAAGACCAAGTTCTCAGTAAAATGAATCAAAACCCACCAAAGTGcatgttcctttttttttggtaagtccattttttattttatttttaatgtttaatcATTGGTCGGATCTGAAATATAAAATACCCATAAACATTTTGAAGTTAATTGTAATAAAACAGATAAGTAGACTGGCACTGCTTGAATCAACAATAAGTTGTCAGATATTTTAGGGTTACAAGCTTTACATACGGAAATCAGTGAAGTTGGCAGCTTCATTCTCGTGAGTTCTTGACATACAAGCAAGCGAGACCTAACTAAGGAGAGAATATTAGTTTTGGAACCATAACCCGGATTTAAGCATTAATCACAGAGTCATGAGTAAATAGTTTATAACCATCAATAAAGTTTAAAATCACAATCACATTAATTACATCATTCACCGATTCGTATATCTCATCCCGTTACTTCTCCTACGTGATCTCCATCTCTCCTTTATGTACTCATCTTTGCTCTTCTCCAATACAACGCCGTTTTCTCCTTTATCATCATcttgtcctcctcctcctcctcctcctcggaTCCTAGCAGCTTCCGCGAGGAGATCCTCAATCATACTCTCTGTGGTTTTAATAGTAATCCCGCGAATGTACCAAGAAAGTGGAGGTGGAGTAAGTATAGCAGAAGGCTGAAACATCTGATCCATTGTCACCTTCGACCCTATCCTTCCTCGTCCGTTGCTGCAAGTATCATATTCTTCTCGAGTTTTTGGTTTCATGCGGTCACACAAATGTCCGTCTATAAACAATGGCTCTACTCTCCAACAACCCTCAAATACTTTCATGAACATTGTTTTCTCTTGCTTATATTTTGACTGCCCTcagtaagaaataaaaaaaatgatttgaagtGTGGTGAAGACAGAACAAACATATTGATTCTTGTAAGGaagattaatatatatcttaCGGTAAGATTTTTTCGGTTTTCTTGAACAATTAGATGTACAGGAAAAGTACCAGACCACCAAAGGAACTTCCAGGCCGCAGCTTGCTTCACCTCGACGGTTTGCATTGGTCCTTCCTCCATCAAAACTTTTCTTGATATGCATTCCTGAttagaattaattaaaatatttctattttactaAATTCAAACCATACAAGACAGAGACCATGCAAGAAGCACCTTGATGTTCTTGAAGTATCTTTTGTTGTCTGGATGCGTGAAAATGTTGTAGACTGATTCAGGAGGCAGTCCCACGTTAACTTCTATATTCAAATGACAAAAAGAACCGTTTTGTGTTTTCACCTGCAAAAAATATCAACTTTTTGTTTGAATACTACCTACTCTATGTTTTgagatgtttttctttttttttttggttatgaacATACCTGAACCTTCGGAGGTTGATCAATCCATGAAGGATTAGTTCTCCAAGCTTGTAATTGCTTCTCTAACTTCTCATATCTATGGTTATCATGAGTAGTCTCTTTCTCTGCCTTGAGACTCTTAACCAAGTTTTGCTCTTTGACATTCCTTAATCTCTTGAACTCAGCCTATAACAACAAAAACAATAGCACATAAAACATGATCCAACTATGTTCTATATTTGATTAAGCTTCTAGAGATGTTAATGAAAGTTTAACCTTAAGAGGCTCTCGAATAGTCTGATTAATCCAGACCACAAATCCAGGAAACACATCCTTATTTTCAAACATATTGAATAACACTAACACTGGTCTTCTACTCTGATCTTGAAACTTCAGAGCCACCCAAAACAGAGCAAGATGAAAAATGACAAGATCAAGGGAAATAGAAAGTCAACGATACCATATGGTCTGAGGGAGACAGCCTATACAGAAGGTTAAGTAGTTAATTAAGAAAGATGATTAGTATTTAATAATACGGATTAGTTGTGTGGAGGTTGAGTGAGCAAGTTCTCTTCTCGTGAGCTCCTCTTTCGACGTTAAAGCATGTGCGCAAAATCGGCTGGACATTGCTTTCGAGTCGTGTTTCTCGCTAGCCGTAACCGGTCCCGTGAAGCCCCTAACTAGTATCCACTGCAACCCGATCAGAACTGGACTCTGTTTTGCAATTCAAACCTAATCATTGatctttccttttttatttttttcttcattaattaaaaaatcaagtGCGCAAAAGAGTCCAAAATGTAAAGATGTCTTTGTTGAATAAAAGAAGGGAATTTAACGCTctgttatttattaaaaggtgTCGGTCAAACAGCGACGGAAACTTCCAGGCATCCAGTAATTAATGGGCCTATAAGCCGATTGTGATTAGTGGTGGGTTATTACTTTAGAATAGAGTCAGTCTACATATTTCGTTTTGGGCAGCTTCGAGTAACAGGCTGCTTAGGCGCTTAGTGATGTATATCACTAACCGGGGCTTCTAtctcagttggtaaagggttcacagctgtgagttccatcacctgggttcgaatcccggccactggggaattaacattccggccagggacagaggaccgacatgtggcaacacgtgactagtctggaccacttctgtgggaccaggatacctctgtataattcaaaaaaaaaaaagtgatgtaTATCAGTATATGTCATCATGGGGTGAACGTACATGTTTATGTACCCGCAAAGGAATAACGCAGTTTGTAGCTTGATTTTCATTAGTTCTTGACGTTAGAGGCGAGTTTTACATGAAGACAGAGTagatagtattttttttttttgttcaaccaGATTCATTAGAAATTAAAAGATGAGTTTAGCCCGTGGGCCGGCCCAATACAGAAACTGGGTATCTGAGAATGGATTTGGCAAGCCTATCAGCTCGCCCATTCTCAGTCCGAGGAAGAAAAGTGAAAAACAAGTcagaaaacgaagaagaagacgctTCGATATCCTTCAGGATTCCGTAGATCTCTTTCTCAAATCGTTTGTCTGTGATGGCCCTGATTAGGGTTTGATTGTCTAATAATAAAACCACATTC
This region of Raphanus sativus cultivar WK10039 unplaced genomic scaffold, ASM80110v3 Scaffold0195, whole genome shotgun sequence genomic DNA includes:
- the LOC108832576 gene encoding uncharacterized protein LOC108832576, with protein sequence MGIFPGFGSWISKNTQQLLKAESKGSENVESKSVSEKDTNYNAPANKKKKEYVYDEKQEMIEHILWYDEEKKHPWHSPPPNVKVTTKKGVYHMNLEVTIGAAPEKTFLWLTDPWGSSFLDEKKWRDLMKNVKRKVLTEDGPRRVIKVKKIVVHDFLSLTSIPIPLHLIVEENEKDLTGKYKKEKVMLMKVFQGNFKVEPIYIDQERLCKKRLPKSREEYKECSGGQGKIASKLTVNQYFELYPPFNLPPLSWYIRGNTIKTSKNLLKALQNTAKSIRTVDLPEEYKELRAKMNSRNKANSIF
- the LOC108832574 gene encoding uncharacterized protein LOC108832574 isoform X1; translated protein: MFENKDVFPGFVVWINQTIREPLKAEFKRLRNVKEQNLVKSLKAEKETTHDNHRYEKLEKQLQAWRTNPSWIDQPPKVQVKTQNGSFCHLNIEVNVGLPPESVYNIFTHPDNKRYFKNIKECISRKVLMEEGPMQTVEVKQAAAWKFLWWSGTFPVHLIVQENRKNLTSKYKQEKTMFMKVFEGCWRVEPLFIDGHLCDRMKPKTREEYDTCSNGRGRIGSKVTMDQMFQPSAILTPPPLSWYIRGITIKTTESMIEDLLAEAARIRGGGGGGGQDDDKGENGVVLEKSKDEYIKERWRSRRRSNGMRYTNR
- the LOC108832574 gene encoding uncharacterized protein LOC108832574 isoform X2, which produces MFENKDVFPGFVVWINQTIREPLKAEFKRLRNVKEQNLVKSLKAEKETTHDNHRYEKLEKQLQAWRTNPSWIDQPPKVQVKTQNGSFCHLNIEVNVGLPPESVYNIFTHPDNKRYFKNIKECISRKVLMEEGPMQTVEVKQAAAWKFLWWSVKI